In the genome of Xenopus tropicalis strain Nigerian chromosome 10, UCB_Xtro_10.0, whole genome shotgun sequence, the window ccaataggactgttctgcccccaataaggggtaattatatcttagttgggatcaagtacaggtactgttttattattacagagaaaagagaatcatttaaccattaaataaacccaatagggctgttctgccccaataaggggtaattatatcttagttgggatcaagtacaggtactgttttattattacagagaaaagggaatcatttaaccatgaaataaacccaatagggctgttctgcccccaataaggggtaattatatcttagttgggatcaagtacatgtactgttttattattacagagaaaagggaatcatttaaccattaaataaacccaatagggctgttctgccccaataaggggtaattatatcttagttgggatcaagtacaggtactgttttattattacagagaaaagggaatcatttaaccattaaataaacccaatagggctgttctgcccccaataaggggtaattatatcttagttgggatcaagtacaggtactgttttattattacagagaaaagggaatcatttaaccattaaataaacccaatagggctgttctgccccaataaggggtaattatatcttagttgggatcaagtacaggtactgttttattattacagagaaaagggaatcatttaaccatgaaataaacccaatagggctgttctgcccccagtaaggggtaattgccagaggggctgtaagatgccatagtcactatttattgggctggggggggctgtttgggcccctttTCTTAGGTTGCTGAATCCCTATTGGAGATATAAGAGATAACAGATAACATCCACCATTCTCACCTTTATTGTCAACATCCAGGTCTGGACTGTAGTCCCATAACATCAGTTCCACCAGAGGCGCCACCCCTGACTCTGAGAATAACAGACATTCGTTACTGAATCAGAACAGATATGTACAAGGCAAGATGGCAAATCCCTGCAATTGTACGTCTTGTGCTCTGACCTGTCAGCGCCTGTTCGTTGGCGGCACGAATCATGTCGTCCCACGCAATTGGTCGGACCCCTGGGAAAGTGGAGGCAACGTGTGATGTCACAGACTttaaatggtgtaaaaagatttCCTCGACTGTGATTTGGGTATTGGCCATGATTTCCTTGGACTCATTGCCCTCTCCGAGGCAATACACCTATAAATAATTAGCATTTAGTTGTTAGAAAGTCCTTGATACTGTGCTGTGCCACCCAGTGGTGTTGGTAACAGAACCCATTACTGTACTACCCAACTAGTCGCAAGGTAAATAGAACATTAAATGTGAAATCTACACTACTGACCTTTGGCCACAAAGTGTTACAAATGACTATAAAATGTACAGCACATAGTCAGTATAGTATTtacattataaaagaaaaaccaGTCATGTTGAACTATCACTCCCACTGACAACTGAAGGTCAAATCTTCCTGCATTATAATGAGTGGCCAGAATCACAAATTCCTTGCCCAACACCGGAAAGAAGAGTCCCATGAACTACCTCATCTGAGCCAACGTGGAGCCAGCGGGCATCAGGATGTAACTCCATTACTTGGCCAATCATGGCTTGAACCAGAGGCAGAGATTGTTCTTTGTGTGGGTTCAGGGTGTTTGGAAAGGCCTCGACCTCCCTCAGGTGAGCGAACTCCTTGTGTTTCAGCACGAACTGCGGGCGAGAAACACCCAACACTTAGCTTTGGCGGCAGATACAGGAATGAAGAAAACTAGCAGTTAGTATAATGTAGAAGGAAAGATATCTAagaaccaggcccagactggcaatctgtgggttcaggcaaatgccagaggggctgctgtaaggtgccatagtcactatttattgggctgggggggctgtttgtgcctctgggtactgggaatgccaggggggctgtaaggtgccacagtcactatttattgggctgggggggctgtttgtgcctctgggtactgggaatgccaggggggctgtaaggtgccacagacagtcactatttattgggctggggggggctgtttgtgcctctgggtactgggaatgccaggacccaggcccagactggcaatctgtgggttcaggcaaatgccagaggggctgctgtaaggtgccatagtcactatttattgggctggggggggggtgtttgggtctctgggtactgggaatgccaggacccagccccagactggcaatctgtgggttcaggcaaatgccagaggggctgctgtaagatgccatagacagtcactatttattgggctggggggctgtttgtgcctctgggtactgggaatgccagggcccaggcccagactggcaatctgtgggttcaggcaaatgccagaggggctgctgtaaggtgccacagacagtaactatttattgggctgggggtgctgtttgggcctctgggtactgggaatgccaggacccaggcccagactggcaatctgtgggttcaggcaaatgccagaggggctgctgtaaggtgccatagtcagtcactatttattgggctggggggggggctgtttgggcctctgggtactgggaatgccagggcctatttggggCATAAGTCCAGACCTGCTAAGAACAATACAGATCTAAGCAAAGGCTGATCAGTttcgggggtcactgacccaagatACCGGACAGAATTTGACATTGAATTGAATCCAGAAGTTTATCTTTAATTATTTCCAGGCAACACTTGCTTCTCACCTCCATGTGCCCGAAGGTTTGCACCAGGGGAATGACCTCCAACTGGCAGCTCTGTGCCAATCGCAATATCTCTCTGATCTCCTGAGGGCTGGAATGGCAGAAGGTATCAATCACAGACACTGAATAAAattaacaaggaaaaaaaaatctcccttttatttcccttttacagAAGTTTTGGagtcttacccccatatgtaataaaaggcactaagtctgcccaggcggagtaacccatagcaaccaataagatgcttgcttcacctttaagataactgttagtatgttatagaatgtactattcttagcaactttgcaataggccttcattatatattttttaccgtCTTTGAATTACTTGCTGtctttgtctgtctctttccagcttttacatgggggggtcactgaccccgacagccaaaaaaacttttgctctttgaggctacatttttatttttattattactttgtattccttacctttctatttagtccctcttctattcatattccagtctctctttcacgccactgcctggttgctaaggtaaacaagatcctagcaactagatcgctactgaaattccaaactggagagctaaataaccaaaaataaaaaccaattgcaaattgtctcaaaatatcaatgtctccatcatagtaaaagttaatttcaacAACCCCTTCagacaggtgaccagcaaatgctaattgttgattggttgctatgggttactgctcctggtgccttttattacattacccccttagCAGCAGATTGATTACTCATCCTGCTTCAGGCACAGATCTGCCCCATATGTCATTGAATAAAGCTAGGAACATGCATTCAGCTCAACtgtaggaaatatatatatatttacctgtacGCGTGGGGCGCCCGGAGAGGCAAGAGCTCGCCATAGTAAGGGAATGTATCTTCGTATTCTATAAGCAGCCCGGTCGCTCCCAGTGCTGAAAACAGAGGCAGGACCTGGGGAGAGGTTTCCTGTTAAACTAGACTGTCCTTATGGGAACTCATTCACTTCTCATAATATAGAGTGCAAGCTCCTAGGGCAGGAGTGCCagggcagggcaatagtacataaagTATTAATTACTTTCATAgacttttttttagtgttactgttcctttaaacagcacTAAGGTGCTGACGAAGGTGAAGGCTGAGTACCCGCTAGACAGTAGTGTGTCCAGTTTGGACCAAACTAGCTGAAGGGTTTGCCTAGAAGTGATTTAGATTGAGAAACGCCATCCCACGCTTAACCCTACGCCACTATAGTGTCATTTGATTAGTTATACGGGTAGGGGGGTGTAATGGTAGAGATTCCAATGCTAATAAATTTCTATATAATTTGGTTTACCATCAGTTATGAGCCCCGGCAATGGTGAGACCCGGGCAGTCTCTGGGCGAGCCCAGTACATAGACAGAAGCAAAGTAGTGATAATTTAGTGATAAAGTACAGAGATTAAGGCTTTGATTGACGCACCTCAGCCAAGTAGGAGACCTTAGGAGGCGCCCCCTTCAGGTCTAAGTGAACAAGCACCAAAGGGGAGGCTGGCACTGCCCGGTCTGGCAACGTTACGGCACGTCCACTGTCGCTTGGCCTGCAGCAAAGGaacaacatggggggggggggggcaggcattaTTAACATTCTATGTAAGGGCTGATCAGCACACCCATCCCACACCTCCACATATTCCTTCTGCTCTCCATTCTCTCTGGCCTtcatatctctctgctcccagcttatacctacccccccatactctctcatatctctctgctcccagcttatacctaccccccctgccccccatactctctcatatctccctgctctctgcttatacctaccccccctgccccccatactctctcatatctctctgctcccagcttatacctaccccccctgccccccatactctctcatatctccctgctctctgcttatacctaccccccctgccccccatactctctcatatctctctgctcccagcttatacctacccccctgccccccatactctctcatatctccctgctctctgcttatacctacccccctgccccccatactctctcatatctctctgctcccagcttatacctaccccccctgccccccatactctcTCATATCTCTCTGCTCCAGCTTAtacctacccccctgccccccatactctctcatatctccctgctctctgcttatacctaccccccctgcccccatactctctcatatctctctgctcccagcttatacctaccccccctgcccccatactctctcatatctctctgctcccagctTATACTACCCCCCCTACTCTCTCATATCTCCCTGCTCCCAGCTTATACCTACCCCCGCCCCCCATACTCTCtcatatctctctgctcccagcttatacctacccccctgccccccatactctcTCATATCTCTCTGCTCCAGCTTATAcctaccccccctgccccccatactctcTCATATCTCCCTGCTCCCAGCTTATACcttaccccccctgccccccatactctctcatatctctctgctctctgcttatacctaccccccctgccccccatactctcTCATATCTCTCTCCATATTCTCTGCTCCCAGCTTAtacctacccccctgccccccatactctctcatatctctccccttctctctgcttatacctacccccctgccccccatactctctcatatctctccccttctctctgcTCCCAGCTTAtacctacccccctgccccccatactctctcatatctctccccttctctctgcttatacctacccccctgccccccatactctctcatatctctccccttctctctgcttatacctacccccctgccccccatatCTCCCATTCTGAATAGGATAAAGCATACGGTGGGGCCACAAGGAAGGGCGGGGGGAAAGGGAATGCAGTAAAGATGGCGGTGCGTTCCAGACTGGGGGGGTCACACAGTTACAGAGGGCTAAGCTCAGGGCTGTGCggttacacggggggggggggggggttggtagcACCATAGGGCCCCGGGCAGGGAGGTGTGGCCCCGCCCCTCAGGGAGCGCTTACCTGTCCATGCTGGAACCCTACACTCGGCGCTCGACTGATTGCGCCTGCCAGCCGCCCTGATCCCACGGCACTTCCGCATCCCTGACTCCTCGAACGGGGCGAGATTGTTACTATGGCAACCAGGCACCGGCGGCGGGGGGGCTCGGCTCCCTCATGGGCTAAACCAGGCAAACCGGGGGAGCGGCCTGGGGGGTAAGAGCGGCTGGGCATGGGGGCCGGGAACTGTGAGGAGCAGTATGTGGGGCTTGGAATGGCATACTTGGGACTcatagagatgggggggggcagcattgtGCCACCTGAAGGAGTAACCCAGGGAATTATGGGATGTATCTGAGGCACCGCATGGGGAGAGACTGCACAGCTGGGGCGGGACTAGGGGCGGGGCTGGGGGAGGAGCCAGCGTGGGCAGCGGGATGGGGGCGGGGAATACTGGTGGGTCACGTGGGGTGTGTGATTTT includes:
- the hexd gene encoding hexosaminidase D isoform X1 gives rise to the protein MDRPSDSGRAVTLPDRAVPASPLVLVHLDLKGAPPKVSYLAEVLPLFSALGATGLLIEYEDTFPYYGELLPLRAPHAYSPQEIREILRLAQSCQLEVIPLVQTFGHMEFVLKHKEFAHLREVEAFPNTLNPHKEQSLPLVQAMIGQVMELHPDARWLHVGSDEVYCLGEGNESKEIMANTQITVEEIFLHHLKSVTSHVASTFPGVRPIAWDDMIRAANEQALTESGVAPLVELMLWDYSPDLDVDNKVATVAKYKQSGFQKIWFASAFKGATGVREQLTSINHHLGNNSQWLKVAGKIPKELLQGIALTGWQRYDHFSVLCELLPVALPSVAVCLQFLKHGEYSDQVMEQVKSFLGMTELENLASKCSGSFPGSKVFSLITQLMCNLRPELNELLGENRYVAGWFSPYHRRINVISPLMVQEIQPATTSLMSRWQTLHDELQNELLQIYPPSAVAEWMEVNVLPWYLQLKKLAEELNAALQNPL